From one Microthrixaceae bacterium genomic stretch:
- a CDS encoding branched-chain amino acid ABC transporter permease/ATP-binding protein, with protein MSQHVVFLLLGLANGAVFAGLALALVLTYRSSGVINFATGAVALFSAYFYAFLREGQILIPIPGLPTSIDIGSPLTMPSAIAATLLVDAAVGLIMYATTFRPLRGAPSIAKAVASIGVMVVLTGLVTLRFGTNPMAVGAIFPTNTIEIGSVRVSADRIWFAATILVLTGAVLALFRFTVFGLHTRAAAETETGAYVSGISPDRIAAANWVISAVVAGFVGILISPVSPLVPYSYTLFIVPALAAAIVGGFDRIGVAVAAGLAIGMLQSEMTYLQTTWDWLPDSGMPELVPLVLLLVVLVIRARPLPSRGTLATADLARAPRPERLATSTLIGATLGVVAILATTGAVRAALVTSFIFAIISLSVVVVTGFAGQVSFAQLTLAGVAGFTLSPLTNDWGVPFPIAPILAAAVAMVIGVVVGLPALRVRGLPVAIVTLSLAVTLQTLWFQNSSWVGFTGMKVAPPSLFGLDLGPGTGAAYPTVAFCVMVLTVLVAVSLAVATLRRSSVGSSMLAVRANERAAAAAGINVVATKIAAFAIGAFLAGIGGSLLAYRVGTVTFDLYDVLLGLGLFATVYLAGITSVSGGLLAGLLAAGGIVSYASTQWFSMSTPWYQLATGVALVATVIANPDGLAGRFHARADARRSAEPRRSADARTTTTARTSAETRNSTEGTVNFDGAGRLEVAHLVVRYGGIAAVDDVSFTVEPGQIVGLIGPNGAGKTTAIDAISGFVEASGTVRLDGVPIHQLAPFRRIRSGLGRTFQGIELWNELTVAENVLVGPGATRRSDEQVEALFDLLGLGDLKDRPASELSQGQRQLVSIARSLTAGPRVLLLDEPAAGLDSTESEWLAQRLRDIRTAGVSILLVDHDMALVLGLCDRIEVLDQGRIIASGPPEEIRRSRHVAEAYLGAPATSAPATSATMTGKPASRPVEAP; from the coding sequence ATGAGCCAACACGTGGTGTTCTTGCTCTTGGGCTTGGCGAACGGCGCCGTATTCGCGGGGCTGGCACTCGCGCTCGTACTCACCTACCGCAGCTCGGGCGTCATCAATTTCGCGACCGGAGCGGTCGCCCTGTTCAGCGCCTACTTCTACGCGTTCCTGCGCGAAGGGCAGATCCTCATCCCGATCCCCGGGCTTCCGACCTCGATCGACATCGGCTCGCCGCTCACCATGCCCTCGGCCATCGCGGCGACGCTGCTGGTCGACGCGGCGGTCGGGCTCATCATGTACGCCACCACCTTTCGACCGCTGCGCGGCGCCCCGTCGATCGCGAAGGCGGTGGCCTCCATCGGGGTGATGGTGGTGCTCACCGGCCTCGTCACGCTTCGGTTCGGCACCAACCCGATGGCGGTCGGAGCGATCTTTCCTACGAACACGATCGAGATCGGCTCGGTGCGCGTCTCCGCCGACCGCATCTGGTTCGCCGCAACCATCCTCGTGCTCACCGGCGCCGTGTTGGCCCTGTTTCGCTTCACCGTGTTCGGCCTGCACACGAGAGCGGCCGCAGAGACCGAGACCGGGGCGTATGTCTCGGGCATCTCGCCGGACCGTATCGCTGCTGCCAACTGGGTGATCAGCGCGGTCGTCGCCGGGTTCGTCGGCATCCTCATCTCGCCGGTGTCGCCGCTCGTGCCCTACTCCTACACGCTGTTCATCGTGCCGGCCCTCGCCGCGGCGATCGTCGGAGGGTTCGACCGGATCGGGGTCGCGGTCGCCGCGGGGCTGGCGATCGGCATGTTGCAGTCGGAGATGACCTACCTGCAAACGACGTGGGACTGGCTCCCCGACTCCGGGATGCCCGAACTCGTGCCGCTCGTGTTGCTCCTCGTGGTGCTGGTCATCCGAGCCAGGCCGCTGCCGTCGCGGGGCACCCTCGCCACCGCCGATCTCGCGCGGGCCCCGCGACCCGAGCGCCTCGCAACCTCCACCCTGATCGGCGCAACCCTCGGGGTCGTCGCCATCCTCGCAACGACCGGAGCGGTTCGCGCCGCGCTCGTCACCTCGTTCATCTTCGCGATCATCTCGCTGTCGGTGGTCGTGGTCACCGGATTCGCCGGGCAGGTCTCCTTCGCCCAACTCACCCTCGCCGGGGTCGCCGGATTCACGCTCAGCCCGCTCACCAACGACTGGGGGGTGCCGTTCCCCATCGCCCCGATCCTGGCCGCCGCGGTCGCGATGGTCATCGGCGTGGTGGTCGGGTTGCCCGCGTTGCGCGTCCGGGGTCTGCCCGTCGCGATCGTCACCCTGTCGCTCGCCGTCACCCTGCAGACCCTGTGGTTCCAGAATTCGAGCTGGGTCGGGTTCACCGGCATGAAGGTGGCCCCGCCGTCGCTGTTCGGCCTCGACCTCGGACCCGGCACCGGTGCCGCCTATCCCACCGTTGCGTTCTGCGTGATGGTGTTGACGGTGCTGGTGGCGGTGTCCCTCGCCGTGGCAACGCTTCGACGCAGCAGTGTCGGGTCGTCGATGCTGGCTGTTCGGGCGAACGAGCGGGCCGCCGCTGCGGCGGGCATCAACGTCGTCGCCACCAAGATCGCGGCCTTCGCCATCGGGGCGTTTCTCGCCGGCATCGGCGGATCGCTGCTCGCCTACCGGGTCGGCACGGTGACCTTCGACCTGTACGACGTGTTGTTGGGCCTCGGGCTGTTCGCGACGGTCTATCTGGCCGGCATCACGTCGGTATCGGGGGGCCTGCTCGCCGGACTACTCGCGGCGGGTGGCATCGTGTCCTATGCGTCGACGCAGTGGTTCTCGATGTCGACGCCGTGGTACCAGCTGGCAACCGGCGTGGCGCTGGTCGCCACCGTCATCGCCAACCCCGACGGACTTGCCGGACGGTTCCACGCACGGGCCGACGCCCGACGTTCAGCCGAACCTCGACGCTCAGCCGACGCCCGAACCACGACGACAGCCCGAACGTCTGCCGAAACCCGAAACAGCACCGAGGGGACCGTCAATTTCGACGGCGCCGGCCGTCTCGAGGTGGCCCACCTCGTGGTTCGCTACGGGGGAATCGCTGCGGTCGACGACGTGAGCTTCACCGTCGAGCCGGGCCAGATCGTCGGGCTCATCGGACCGAACGGCGCCGGCAAGACCACCGCCATCGACGCCATTTCCGGTTTCGTCGAGGCTTCGGGAACGGTTCGCCTCGACGGGGTGCCGATTCACCAGCTCGCGCCGTTTCGCCGGATCCGCTCCGGGTTGGGACGCACCTTTCAAGGCATCGAGTTGTGGAACGAACTCACCGTCGCCGAAAACGTGCTCGTCGGCCCCGGGGCGACGCGGCGCAGCGACGAACAGGTCGAGGCGTTGTTCGACCTGCTCGGCCTCGGCGACCTGAAGGACCGTCCTGCCAGCGAGCTTTCACAGGGGCAGCGTCAGCTCGTGTCGATCGCCCGCTCGCTCACCGCCGGCCCCCGGGTGCTGCTCCTCGACGAACCGGCGGCCGGGCTCGACTCGACCGAGAGCGAATGGCTTGCGCAGCGCCTTCGCGACATCCGCACCGCCGGGGTCAGCATCTTGTTGGTCGACCACGACATGGCCCTGGTGTTGGGGCTGTGTGACCGCATCGAAGTGCTCGATCAGGGCCGCATCATCGCCAGCGGTCCACCCGAGGAGATCCGAAGAAGTCGACACGTCGCCGAGGCGTACCTGGGAGCGCCAGCGACCAGCGCGCC
- a CDS encoding enoyl-CoA hydratase/isomerase family protein encodes MTVQDTDTAGNFEGVSAAWYNNDVDFETLLLDVTDGVATVTLNRPEAMNSFNETMCNEVRDLWQHLRTNDDVRAVVLTGSGERAFCAGIDRDQAEFAWDPLLYEDPGRLLGPKTQELWKPVISVVNGIACGGAFYFLGESDVIIAADHAQFFDPHVTYSMMAVYEPILLLPMMPFGEVMRMALAGNHERISAQRAHDVGFVSEVLPLDEALASAQQLARAIASAPTRTIQTTVRTLWAARSLTPQQATELGNVFLHLATTVDALNEGQDVFSSGARVKPKIR; translated from the coding sequence GTGACCGTTCAGGACACGGACACAGCCGGCAACTTCGAAGGGGTGAGCGCTGCGTGGTACAACAACGACGTGGATTTCGAAACGCTCCTCCTCGACGTGACCGATGGGGTCGCGACCGTCACCCTCAACCGGCCCGAGGCCATGAACTCGTTCAACGAGACCATGTGCAACGAGGTGCGCGACCTGTGGCAGCACCTGCGCACGAACGACGATGTCCGCGCCGTGGTGCTGACCGGCTCCGGCGAGCGGGCGTTCTGTGCTGGCATCGACCGTGACCAGGCCGAGTTCGCCTGGGATCCGCTGCTGTATGAGGACCCGGGTCGGCTGCTCGGGCCGAAGACTCAGGAGCTGTGGAAGCCGGTCATCTCGGTGGTCAACGGCATCGCGTGCGGCGGGGCGTTCTACTTCCTGGGCGAGTCCGATGTCATCATCGCTGCCGACCACGCCCAGTTCTTTGACCCGCACGTCACCTACTCGATGATGGCGGTGTACGAACCGATCCTGCTGCTGCCGATGATGCCCTTCGGCGAGGTCATGCGCATGGCGCTGGCCGGCAACCACGAGCGAATCAGCGCGCAACGCGCCCACGACGTCGGTTTCGTGTCCGAGGTGCTGCCACTCGACGAGGCGCTCGCCTCTGCGCAGCAACTGGCCCGGGCGATTGCCTCAGCCCCGACCCGCACGATTCAGACGACGGTTCGCACGCTGTGGGCGGCCCGCAGCCTCACCCCACAGCAGGCGACCGAACTCGGCAACGTGTTCCTGCACCTCGCCACCACCGTCGACGCGTTGAACGAGGGCCAGGACGTGTTCTCGAGTGGCGCACGGGTGAAGCCGAAGATCCGCTGA
- a CDS encoding SDR family oxidoreductase, with product MTFELEGKRALVTGAGQGVGAAIARRVAAAGVDVLVNDLVVDRAEAVVEQIRSAGGVAHPAAFDVTDRDAVRAGIESASGSGRIDILVNNAGNAGAEGFGGIGPFVESRPEQWQRFIDVNLYGVMHCAHAVLPKMIDAGWGRIINIVSDSARTGDANMAAYAAAKAGAAGFGRGLASEVARHGITVNSLALGTMRTEMTEGFWADEANLERQRAILSGYLVRRPGEPDDVAWMVAMLASPLAGWVTGQTIPVNGGASFAR from the coding sequence ATGACGTTCGAACTCGAGGGTAAGCGGGCGCTTGTGACCGGCGCCGGGCAGGGCGTGGGCGCGGCCATCGCTCGTCGGGTCGCCGCGGCCGGTGTCGACGTGCTGGTGAACGATCTGGTTGTCGATCGCGCCGAGGCTGTCGTCGAACAGATCCGTTCTGCCGGTGGAGTTGCGCATCCGGCCGCCTTCGACGTCACCGATCGTGATGCCGTGCGAGCGGGGATCGAGTCGGCGTCGGGCTCGGGTCGTATCGACATTCTCGTGAACAACGCCGGCAACGCCGGGGCAGAAGGGTTCGGCGGCATCGGTCCCTTCGTCGAATCCCGGCCGGAGCAGTGGCAGCGATTCATCGACGTGAACCTGTACGGCGTCATGCATTGCGCTCACGCGGTACTGCCGAAGATGATCGATGCGGGGTGGGGGCGGATCATCAACATCGTGTCCGATTCGGCCCGCACCGGGGACGCGAACATGGCCGCCTACGCGGCGGCCAAAGCCGGGGCCGCCGGATTCGGCCGCGGGCTGGCGAGTGAGGTTGCCCGTCACGGCATCACCGTCAACAGCCTGGCCCTGGGCACGATGAGAACCGAGATGACCGAGGGGTTCTGGGCCGACGAGGCGAACCTCGAGCGCCAGCGTGCGATCCTGAGCGGCTACCTCGTTCGTCGCCCGGGCGAACCCGACGACGTCGCCTGGATGGTTGCCATGCTCGCGAGTCCACTCGCTGGCTGGGTGACGGGCCAGACGATTCCGGTCAACGGAGGCGCATCCTTCGCGCGGTGA
- a CDS encoding HNH endonuclease — protein sequence MVTADNDILLSELAAVVDRAEGLLGAVLDAMPLNRGDSVDIDWLRKLNGLTAQLRHRAELAEMLAAGAVNVAQLHKVDQVSTSRRWVAEHHGLTHAEASKLVRADSAWRRHRGLTDAIRSATITVAHLDAISGMIPQHLSPEDEQLATEVIDSVLDDFLQGARDERVDDFRSMCGRAHQLIDPDGSAPEGSSKPHAPSNVRLSPLFNGRWSLTGDLSADDGAFIASLLDAAMANAHRAAKNAGDDALAQHQAKSAAQRRADALLDLLIKGSGATEPGRAGIYLHIDLDALLNADVASPDDLVTGAGMRAHTEANLDVTDETLWAWFAGADVTPVFNHGGQPVGHGRTRRVASDIQRRILAHRYRGCVNPACDATPNWCQAHHITPWEHGGATDIDNLVPKCGYDHKADHDKHREIQDQPPKPKAWLHRLRRRREANPRDRGAGNRDISGNDERLAS from the coding sequence ATGGTCACGGCCGACAACGACATCCTCCTCAGCGAACTCGCCGCCGTCGTCGACCGTGCGGAAGGTCTTCTCGGCGCCGTGCTGGATGCCATGCCCCTCAACCGCGGCGACTCCGTCGACATCGACTGGCTCCGCAAACTCAACGGGCTCACCGCACAACTGCGACACCGAGCGGAGCTCGCCGAGATGCTCGCGGCCGGAGCGGTCAACGTCGCTCAACTTCACAAGGTCGATCAGGTCTCCACCAGTCGGCGCTGGGTCGCCGAACATCACGGGCTCACCCACGCCGAGGCCTCCAAGCTCGTACGCGCTGACAGCGCGTGGCGGCGCCACCGCGGGCTCACCGACGCCATCCGCAGCGCCACGATCACCGTCGCTCACCTCGATGCCATCTCGGGCATGATCCCCCAGCACCTCTCCCCTGAAGACGAACAACTCGCCACCGAAGTCATCGATTCGGTGCTCGACGACTTCCTTCAAGGTGCCCGCGACGAACGCGTCGACGACTTCCGCTCCATGTGCGGCCGCGCCCATCAACTCATCGACCCCGACGGCTCCGCGCCCGAAGGCTCCAGCAAGCCACACGCACCGTCCAACGTGCGCCTGTCGCCGCTGTTCAACGGACGCTGGTCGCTCACCGGCGACCTCAGCGCCGACGACGGCGCGTTCATCGCATCGCTGCTCGACGCCGCAATGGCCAACGCCCACCGCGCCGCCAAGAACGCCGGCGACGATGCGTTGGCACAACACCAGGCCAAGTCGGCCGCCCAGCGTCGCGCCGATGCGTTGTTGGACCTCCTCATCAAAGGCAGCGGTGCCACCGAACCGGGACGCGCCGGCATCTACCTGCACATCGACCTCGATGCGCTCCTCAACGCCGATGTCGCCTCCCCCGACGATCTCGTCACCGGCGCGGGTATGCGCGCCCACACCGAAGCCAACCTCGACGTCACCGACGAGACCCTCTGGGCCTGGTTCGCCGGCGCCGACGTCACCCCCGTGTTCAACCACGGCGGGCAACCGGTCGGCCACGGAAGAACACGCCGAGTCGCCTCCGACATCCAACGTCGCATCCTCGCCCACCGCTACCGAGGGTGCGTCAACCCCGCCTGCGACGCCACCCCCAACTGGTGTCAGGCCCACCACATCACCCCCTGGGAACACGGTGGAGCCACCGACATCGACAACCTCGTCCCGAAGTGCGGTTACGACCATAAGGCCGACCACGACAAACACCGCGAGATCCAAGATCAACCGCCCAAGCCCAAGGCCTGGCTCCACCGCCTCCGGCGACGACGAGAAGCCAACCCCAGAGACCGCGGTGCCGGCAACAGGGACATCTCAGGCAACGACGAGCGGCTCGCGAGCTGA
- a CDS encoding arylsulfatase, translated as MTENFQGTIGNTLSESTPWWPEADHGPTGAPNVIVVVLDDVGYAQFGCYGSDIATPTFDRLAAGGLRYSNFHTTALCSPTRAALLSGRNHHSNSMARIIELASGFPGYNSHIPHENGFLSEILRDAGYATFALGKWHLAPATQTAAGSPKDKWPLGRGFERFYGFLGGETDQFAPDLVRDNSHVPPPRTPEEGYHLTEDITDEAIGYLADLRGSMQRRPFFMWFAPGACHAPHQAPDSYIDAYRGHFDQGWDLWREQVFARQLASGLVPEGTQLSSRPAWVPAWDSLSADEQRLAARMMEVYAGFLTHTDAQVGRLLDYVERLGEADNTIVIVLSDNGASAEGGAAGSFNELYFFNFVPEHLNENLRRIDELGGPRANNHYPWGWAWAGNTPLKRFKRDTHEGGVTDPLIISWPAAIASPGTTPRRYVHAIDLMPTLLELIGIESPRSIAGVQQSEIEGTSFADTLLAGGGAGGGAGGGEAGGTEPPRTQYYEMIGSRALYHDGWKAVTFHPPQIANYEGISAATFDDDRWELYHVAEDFSECHDLAESEPDKLAELQELWWREAKRFNVLPLNNEPGVHGDGRYKRMAYRYHGRVGPLSEAIAPNLKNREWTIEADLRLNRRDPSSPVAGVIAAHGSHAGGWVLFVHDDRLMFTYNYLDTERSTATAEVALPATDVTVRANFVRDPFGAGGTVELLYGDVPVGSALVAATTPLTYGTAGFTIGFLPSSPIDHRLSARAELDPEVLGEVRFELRGVDPIRDSMAPPIDNRVDLATQ; from the coding sequence ATGACAGAGAATTTCCAAGGGACGATCGGCAACACGCTGTCGGAGTCGACCCCGTGGTGGCCCGAGGCCGACCACGGACCGACCGGGGCGCCGAACGTGATCGTGGTGGTGCTCGACGATGTCGGCTACGCCCAGTTCGGCTGCTACGGCTCCGATATTGCAACCCCGACCTTCGACCGGCTCGCCGCCGGTGGTCTGCGCTATTCGAACTTCCACACCACAGCCCTGTGCTCCCCCACCCGCGCGGCGCTGTTGAGCGGCCGCAATCACCACAGCAACTCGATGGCGAGAATCATCGAGTTGGCCTCGGGATTTCCCGGTTACAACTCCCACATCCCGCACGAGAACGGCTTCCTGTCGGAGATCCTGCGCGATGCCGGCTACGCGACCTTCGCACTGGGCAAGTGGCATCTCGCCCCGGCGACCCAGACCGCTGCGGGCAGCCCGAAGGACAAGTGGCCGCTCGGGCGTGGCTTCGAACGGTTCTACGGATTCCTCGGCGGCGAAACCGATCAGTTCGCTCCCGACCTGGTGCGCGACAACTCCCACGTCCCGCCGCCACGAACGCCCGAGGAGGGCTACCACCTCACCGAGGACATCACCGACGAGGCCATCGGCTACCTCGCCGACCTGCGAGGTTCGATGCAGCGGCGGCCGTTCTTCATGTGGTTCGCCCCCGGCGCTTGCCACGCACCCCATCAGGCGCCGGACTCCTACATCGACGCCTACCGGGGGCACTTCGATCAGGGGTGGGATCTGTGGCGCGAACAGGTTTTCGCACGGCAACTCGCGAGCGGGTTGGTGCCCGAGGGAACCCAGTTGTCGTCGCGGCCGGCCTGGGTGCCGGCGTGGGACTCGTTGAGCGCCGACGAACAGCGCCTCGCCGCACGAATGATGGAGGTATACGCCGGATTTCTCACCCACACCGACGCCCAGGTCGGTCGGCTACTCGACTATGTCGAACGTCTGGGCGAGGCCGACAACACCATCGTGATCGTGTTGTCGGACAACGGTGCGTCCGCCGAGGGCGGGGCGGCCGGTTCGTTCAACGAGCTGTACTTCTTCAACTTCGTCCCCGAGCACCTCAACGAGAACCTGCGCCGTATCGACGAACTCGGAGGACCGAGGGCCAACAACCACTACCCGTGGGGGTGGGCGTGGGCAGGAAACACACCGCTCAAACGCTTCAAGCGCGACACCCACGAGGGCGGCGTCACCGACCCCCTCATCATCTCGTGGCCCGCTGCCATCGCGTCGCCGGGCACGACGCCGCGCCGCTACGTGCATGCCATCGACCTGATGCCGACCCTGCTGGAGCTCATCGGCATCGAGTCCCCACGATCGATCGCCGGGGTCCAACAGAGCGAGATCGAAGGGACGAGCTTCGCTGACACGCTGCTCGCTGGCGGCGGGGCTGGCGGCGGGGCTGGTGGCGGCGAGGCTGGCGGGACTGAGCCGCCTCGGACGCAGTACTACGAGATGATCGGATCACGAGCGCTGTATCACGACGGCTGGAAGGCGGTGACCTTTCACCCGCCACAGATCGCCAACTATGAGGGCATCAGCGCCGCCACCTTCGACGACGACCGTTGGGAGCTCTATCACGTCGCCGAGGACTTCTCGGAGTGTCACGATCTGGCCGAGTCCGAACCCGACAAACTCGCCGAATTGCAGGAGCTCTGGTGGCGCGAGGCCAAGCGCTTCAACGTGTTGCCGCTGAACAACGAACCCGGGGTGCACGGCGACGGGCGATACAAGCGAATGGCGTACCGCTACCACGGACGCGTCGGGCCGCTGTCGGAGGCGATCGCTCCGAATCTCAAGAACCGCGAGTGGACCATCGAGGCCGACCTGAGGTTGAACCGACGCGATCCGTCGTCGCCGGTTGCCGGGGTGATCGCGGCGCACGGCAGCCACGCCGGCGGCTGGGTGCTGTTCGTGCACGACGATCGGCTGATGTTCACCTACAACTATCTCGACACCGAACGCAGTACGGCGACGGCGGAGGTTGCGCTTCCTGCCACCGATGTGACGGTCCGCGCCAATTTCGTGCGCGACCCGTTCGGCGCCGGCGGGACGGTCGAGCTGCTCTATGGCGACGTGCCGGTCGGGTCGGCCTTGGTGGCCGCCACCACTCCCCTGACCTACGGCACGGCCGGATTCACTATCGGGTTCCTTCCGTCGAGCCCTATCGATCACCGCCTCAGCGCACGCGCCGAACTCGACCCCGAGGTGCTCGGTGAGGTGCGATTCGAACTGCGCGGCGTCGACCCCATACGCGACTCGATGGCTCCCCCGATCGACAACCGGGTCGATCTCGCCACCCAGTAG
- a CDS encoding alpha/beta hydrolase: MTLDSRVQKLLKFAALRPNDLTQPMSVRRTQSNAVSAKGAKLVMRMGPNPAREVEYSVPVDGGRIRVRCLVPHGPGPHPLYVFIHGGGWCAGTIEEREGRCRMVSDGARCVVASVDYRLAPENQFPTAPLDCFAALNFLVDHAEELNLDVTRIAVGGESAGGNLAAALCLLARDRGGPEIMYQWLDVPALDCTLSQEGHRNVPDGYLLDAAAIDDYLESYIDDPAEYTNPLASPLLAEDLSGLPPAWIMTVGYDRLRGDGAAYADALIAAGVDARHTRLDGHIHVSFAFTRLVPSAAAYEDRAIVALADAFRLAKVRVGSSAS; encoded by the coding sequence ATGACTCTCGACTCCCGCGTTCAGAAGCTTCTCAAGTTCGCAGCGCTACGGCCCAACGACCTGACCCAGCCGATGTCGGTTCGTCGCACGCAGAGCAACGCAGTCTCGGCCAAGGGCGCCAAGCTGGTCATGAGGATGGGGCCGAACCCCGCCCGGGAGGTCGAGTACTCCGTGCCGGTCGACGGCGGCCGGATCCGGGTCCGGTGCCTGGTTCCGCACGGGCCGGGGCCGCATCCGCTCTATGTGTTCATCCACGGCGGCGGGTGGTGCGCCGGAACGATCGAGGAGCGCGAGGGACGCTGCCGGATGGTCTCCGACGGCGCCCGCTGTGTCGTCGCCTCGGTCGATTACCGACTCGCCCCCGAGAATCAGTTCCCGACCGCTCCACTCGACTGCTTCGCCGCATTGAACTTCCTGGTCGATCACGCTGAGGAACTCAACCTCGACGTCACGAGGATCGCGGTCGGCGGAGAGTCCGCCGGCGGCAATCTTGCGGCGGCGTTGTGCCTGTTGGCGAGGGATCGCGGCGGCCCCGAGATCATGTACCAGTGGCTCGACGTCCCGGCCCTCGACTGCACGTTGTCTCAGGAGGGCCACCGCAACGTGCCCGACGGCTACCTCCTCGACGCCGCGGCGATCGACGACTACCTGGAGTCCTACATCGACGACCCGGCCGAGTACACCAACCCGCTCGCGTCGCCGCTGCTCGCCGAGGATCTCAGCGGTCTACCGCCCGCGTGGATCATGACCGTCGGCTACGACCGCCTTCGCGGCGACGGTGCGGCCTATGCCGACGCGCTCATCGCCGCGGGCGTCGACGCGCGCCACACCCGACTCGACGGCCACATCCACGTCTCGTTCGCCTTCACCCGATTGGTCCCGAGCGCGGCCGCCTACGAGGACCGTGCGATCGTCGCGCTCGCGGATGCGTTTCGACTGGCCAAGGTCCGCGTCGGTTCATCTGCGTCCTGA
- a CDS encoding GNAT family N-acetyltransferase: protein MPHALLSYLDDAERADYLATLTAVTYPPGAVIFTEGGPGERFMFVTGGNASVTVGGEDVASVGAGSILGELALLRGTRRTATCVATEEVTGYQGTLEHLLDLFDRSPDAGRDLAELTARRIAPRVPAVRVTLPDGGALRLRPLLATDHDAFMHVYESWPPRKRYMRFFSAAPPDHVLRQLIDIDFVDHFAWIAFADNGDGIDEPTEAVGSARYIRVDDPASAQIAFGVAEDWQRRGVASVLIAALGAAAQVNGITEFTAEVLSENLASQALLRKFAMVFDFSEAGELHGTGPVADPSIALSDDEAEAMAQAAALITQVQ from the coding sequence GTGCCACACGCGCTGCTCAGTTACCTCGACGACGCCGAACGAGCCGACTACCTCGCCACCCTCACGGCGGTGACGTACCCGCCGGGCGCGGTGATCTTCACCGAGGGCGGCCCGGGGGAACGGTTCATGTTCGTCACCGGCGGTAATGCATCGGTCACCGTCGGAGGCGAGGACGTCGCTTCGGTGGGTGCCGGTTCCATCCTCGGCGAGTTGGCGTTGCTTCGCGGCACCCGACGCACGGCAACCTGCGTGGCCACCGAGGAGGTCACCGGCTATCAGGGAACCCTCGAACACCTCCTCGACCTGTTCGACCGCTCCCCCGACGCCGGGCGCGACCTGGCCGAACTCACCGCTCGACGCATCGCCCCTCGCGTGCCGGCGGTGCGGGTGACCCTTCCCGATGGCGGGGCGCTGCGACTGCGGCCGTTGCTCGCCACCGACCACGACGCCTTCATGCACGTCTATGAGAGCTGGCCGCCCCGCAAGCGCTACATGCGGTTCTTCTCGGCCGCCCCGCCCGATCACGTCCTGCGCCAACTCATCGACATCGATTTCGTCGATCATTTCGCCTGGATCGCCTTCGCCGACAACGGTGACGGGATCGACGAGCCAACCGAGGCCGTCGGTTCGGCGCGCTACATCCGCGTCGACGATCCGGCCTCGGCACAGATCGCCTTCGGCGTGGCCGAAGACTGGCAACGGCGCGGCGTCGCGTCGGTCCTCATCGCCGCGCTTGGCGCTGCAGCGCAGGTGAACGGCATCACCGAATTCACCGCAGAGGTGTTGTCGGAGAACCTCGCGTCCCAGGCACTGTTGCGAAAGTTCGCCATGGTCTTCGATTTCAGCGAGGCCGGCGAGTTGCACGGCACCGGGCCGGTAGCCGACCCGTCGATCGCGTTGAGCGATGACGAGGCCGAGGCGATGGCCCAGGCTGCTGCGCTGATCACCCAGGTGCAGTAA
- a CDS encoding TetR/AcrR family transcriptional regulator, which produces MAGPGRPRRFDEAHERQLLLDASIAVMERNGFDDVAVADILAEADVSTRSFYRHFASKDELVCAIYHREAQRIAEQITLRTKNAADPVEALDAWLSAMLAVGHHPRKAKRAAILASPGARRAEGYTETVLAALELFAEPLRDTISAGRAAGMMPLATDEDVELLQSLVWGAGGVPPGRISQRSFEQSLAMVRSFAHRALGIRDA; this is translated from the coding sequence ATGGCCGGTCCCGGGCGCCCGAGGCGTTTCGACGAAGCACACGAACGACAGCTTCTGTTGGATGCGTCGATCGCCGTCATGGAACGCAACGGATTCGACGATGTGGCGGTCGCCGACATCCTCGCCGAGGCCGACGTGTCGACCCGCTCCTTCTATCGACATTTCGCGTCCAAGGACGAACTGGTCTGCGCCATCTATCATCGTGAGGCTCAGCGCATCGCCGAGCAGATCACCCTGCGGACCAAGAACGCCGCCGATCCGGTCGAGGCCCTCGATGCCTGGCTCTCCGCGATGCTGGCGGTCGGCCACCATCCTCGCAAGGCCAAACGAGCCGCCATTCTCGCGTCGCCGGGGGCTCGACGCGCCGAGGGGTACACCGAAACGGTGCTCGCCGCGCTAGAACTGTTCGCCGAACCGCTTCGGGACACCATCAGCGCCGGTCGCGCCGCAGGAATGATGCCGTTGGCCACCGACGAGGACGTCGAACTCCTGCAATCGCTCGTCTGGGGCGCGGGCGGGGTGCCCCCGGGACGGATCTCGCAGCGCAGCTTCGAGCAGTCACTCGCCATGGTGCGTTCCTTCGCCCATCGAGCGCTCGGCATTCGCGACGCGTAG